One Cellulomonas sp. Y8 DNA segment encodes these proteins:
- a CDS encoding DUF4190 domain-containing protein: protein MSTPEPGPPAWPGTAPSAPPYAPLPPYAGPGAPLAPPVAPPAAWPPAPPVAWPPAPPVAPPAPPVAWGAPPPAPGTDGLAVAALVLALASFATSLLTAPVGLGLGIAAQRRVRRSGAEGRGLAIAATWIGGVLTAALVVGLGFVVALGIASTASTASSAGSWPAPGDPAGASGEQTTLPWFELAHDLVPGDCLATAPETYDMSDAGVVDCASGHATEVLEQLSMAEPVRADVAEPDAAYTALLDRCAAVAERLVGSTALPAESWADVYFVHPDQWAAGDRWAYCVLSTEPAGTGSVLAGTFAAGSAAEV, encoded by the coding sequence ATGTCGACCCCCGAGCCGGGTCCGCCGGCCTGGCCGGGCACGGCGCCGTCCGCACCCCCGTACGCGCCGCTGCCGCCCTACGCCGGGCCCGGTGCGCCGCTCGCTCCGCCCGTCGCGCCGCCGGCCGCCTGGCCGCCGGCGCCGCCGGTCGCCTGGCCGCCGGCGCCGCCGGTCGCCCCGCCCGCCCCGCCGGTCGCCTGGGGCGCTCCCCCGCCCGCGCCCGGCACGGACGGCCTGGCCGTGGCGGCCTTAGTCCTCGCCCTCGCGTCGTTCGCCACGAGCCTGCTCACCGCGCCCGTCGGCCTCGGGCTCGGCATCGCCGCGCAGCGCCGGGTCCGTCGCTCGGGCGCCGAGGGTCGTGGCCTCGCGATCGCGGCCACCTGGATCGGCGGCGTGCTGACCGCCGCGCTCGTCGTCGGCCTGGGCTTCGTGGTCGCGCTGGGCATCGCCTCGACCGCGTCCACCGCGTCGTCCGCGGGCTCCTGGCCGGCGCCGGGCGACCCCGCCGGCGCGTCGGGTGAGCAGACCACGCTGCCGTGGTTCGAGCTGGCGCACGACCTCGTCCCCGGCGACTGCCTCGCGACCGCGCCGGAGACCTACGACATGTCGGACGCCGGTGTCGTGGACTGCGCCTCCGGGCACGCGACGGAGGTCCTCGAGCAGCTGTCCATGGCGGAGCCGGTCCGCGCCGACGTGGCCGAGCCGGACGCCGCGTACACCGCGCTGCTCGACCGGTGCGCCGCGGTGGCGGAGCGCCTGGTCGGTTCGACCGCGCTGCCGGCGGAGTCGTGGGCGGACGTGTACTTCGTGCACCCCGACCAGTGGGCCGCCGGCGACCGGTGGGCCTACTGCGTGCTGTCGACCGAGCCGGCGGGCACGGGCTCGGTGCTCGCCGGGACGTTCGCGGCCGGGTCCGCGGCGGAGGTCTGA
- a CDS encoding exodeoxyribonuclease III, with translation MRLATWNVNSVRTRVDRVIAFLERSGTDVLAMQETKCKDEQFPREAFEAAGYEVVTSGFSQWNGVAIASRVGIHDVEHAFAGQPGWGEDPVTEARALGASCGGVRVWSLYIPNGREVGDPHFDYKLRWLEALQQESRRWIEEDPALPVALVGDWNVAPLDTDVWDIGVFAGRTHVTPAERDAFQAFGAGGYTEVSRVHVPAEHTYTYWDYQQLRFPRNEGMRIDFTWASPALAPRVTGASIERVERKGKAPSDHVPVVLDIADAA, from the coding sequence ATGCGCCTCGCCACCTGGAACGTGAACTCCGTCCGCACCCGCGTCGACCGCGTGATCGCCTTCCTCGAGCGGTCCGGCACGGACGTGCTGGCGATGCAGGAGACCAAGTGCAAGGACGAGCAGTTCCCGCGCGAGGCCTTCGAGGCCGCGGGCTACGAGGTCGTCACGAGCGGCTTCAGCCAGTGGAACGGGGTCGCGATCGCGTCCCGGGTCGGGATCCACGACGTCGAGCACGCGTTCGCCGGCCAGCCCGGGTGGGGCGAGGACCCGGTGACCGAGGCCCGCGCGCTGGGCGCGAGCTGCGGCGGCGTCCGGGTGTGGAGCCTGTACATCCCGAACGGCCGCGAGGTCGGGGACCCGCACTTCGACTACAAGCTGCGCTGGCTCGAGGCGCTGCAGCAGGAGTCGCGCCGCTGGATCGAGGAGGACCCGGCGCTGCCGGTCGCCCTGGTCGGGGACTGGAACGTGGCCCCGCTGGACACCGACGTGTGGGACATCGGCGTGTTCGCCGGCCGCACCCACGTGACCCCGGCGGAGCGCGACGCGTTCCAGGCGTTCGGCGCCGGCGGCTACACCGAGGTGTCCCGGGTGCACGTCCCCGCCGAGCACACGTACACCTACTGGGACTACCAGCAGCTGCGGTTCCCGCGGAACGAGGGCATGCGGATCGACTTCACCTGGGCCTCGCCCGCGCTCGCGCCGCGGGTCACCGGCGCGTCGATCGAGCGGGTCGAGCGCAAGGGCAAGGCGCCGTCGGACCACGTGCCGGTGGTGCTCGACATCGCCGACGCGGCCTGA
- a CDS encoding SDR family oxidoreductase — protein sequence MGTALITGASSGLGLEFAWQLATARHDVVLVARDGERLERLAAQLRAAAGVHAEVLRADLTDRDDLERVAERLRAAERPVGLLVNNAGIGLGQRFVGSDLAQQEAALALMVRAVLVLSHAAAGAMVERGRGAVLNVGSVAALMTSGTYSAHKAWVRTFTEGLAAELAGTGVTATVVSPGLTHTEFHERAGLRAEQAYPELAWLSADRVVATALADVRRGAVLSTPSLRYRVASGALRVLPRSALRALSTRRPDRAPGDREA from the coding sequence ATGGGAACCGCACTGATCACGGGCGCCAGCTCCGGCCTGGGGCTCGAGTTCGCCTGGCAGCTCGCCACCGCCCGGCACGACGTCGTCCTCGTCGCCCGCGACGGCGAGCGGCTCGAGCGCCTCGCCGCCCAGCTCCGCGCCGCGGCCGGGGTGCACGCCGAGGTGCTGCGGGCGGACCTGACCGACCGCGACGACCTGGAGCGGGTCGCCGAGCGGCTGCGGGCCGCCGAGCGCCCCGTCGGGCTCCTGGTGAACAACGCGGGCATCGGGCTCGGCCAGCGGTTCGTCGGCAGCGACCTGGCGCAGCAGGAGGCGGCGCTCGCCCTGATGGTCCGCGCGGTGCTCGTGCTGTCGCACGCGGCCGCCGGCGCCATGGTCGAGCGGGGGCGCGGCGCGGTCCTCAACGTCGGCTCGGTCGCGGCCCTGATGACGTCCGGCACGTACTCCGCGCACAAGGCGTGGGTGCGCACCTTCACGGAGGGCCTCGCGGCCGAGCTGGCCGGCACGGGCGTGACGGCCACGGTGGTGTCGCCGGGCCTCACGCACACCGAGTTCCACGAGCGCGCCGGGCTGCGTGCCGAGCAGGCGTACCCCGAGCTGGCCTGGCTGTCCGCCGACCGGGTCGTGGCGACGGCGCTCGCGGACGTCCGGCGCGGGGCGGTCCTGTCCACCCCGAGCCTGCGGTACCGGGTCGCGTCCGGCGCCCTGCGGGTGCTGCCGCGCTCCGCGCTCCGCGCGCTGTCGACCCGCCGCCCGGACCGCGCCCCGGGGGACCGGGAGGCCTGA
- a CDS encoding DUF4190 domain-containing protein — protein sequence MAAPYGYPEPFYAPVWAPPRPRTDGVAVAALVAGVLGTGPVALALGLVGLRRTRRAAPEPRRGRGLAVAGVVLGALTTLAWIALAAVLVGSAQAQRPLPSDVAEPVDAHAVQLVPGSCLADVPGDGPVDRVRVVPCADPHAAQAVSSYAFEPDAAWPGAAEASARVAASCDLTAGEREQGTRMLAWAPTEASWARGDRAGLCVAVPPAPVTGSLLDGTAVPVA from the coding sequence GTGGCCGCCCCGTACGGCTACCCGGAGCCGTTCTACGCCCCCGTCTGGGCGCCGCCCCGCCCGCGGACCGACGGCGTCGCCGTCGCGGCCCTGGTCGCCGGGGTCCTCGGCACGGGCCCCGTCGCGCTGGCGCTCGGGCTCGTCGGGCTCCGGCGCACCCGCCGCGCGGCGCCCGAGCCCCGTCGCGGGCGCGGCCTCGCGGTGGCGGGCGTCGTCCTCGGTGCGCTGACGACGCTCGCATGGATCGCGCTGGCGGCGGTGCTGGTCGGCTCGGCGCAGGCGCAGCGCCCGCTGCCGTCCGACGTCGCGGAGCCGGTCGACGCGCACGCGGTGCAGCTCGTCCCGGGCAGCTGCCTCGCGGACGTGCCCGGCGACGGCCCGGTCGACCGGGTCCGCGTCGTGCCGTGCGCGGACCCGCACGCCGCGCAGGCGGTGTCGTCCTACGCGTTCGAGCCCGACGCCGCGTGGCCGGGCGCCGCCGAGGCGTCGGCGCGGGTCGCGGCGTCGTGCGACCTGACCGCCGGCGAGCGGGAGCAGGGGACGCGGATGCTCGCGTGGGCGCCGACGGAGGCGTCCTGGGCGCGCGGCGACCGGGCCGGGCTGTGCGTGGCGGTGCCGCCGGCCCCGGTCACGGGGTCGCTGCTGGACGGCACGGCCGTGCCGGTGGCCTAG
- a CDS encoding TetR/AcrR family transcriptional regulator: MTGAGTMSVETQQRGYAKGRAKRREIIDQATAMFGEVGYRGASLREIAARCGISHPGLLHHFPTKESLLLAVLEHRDDVDIEWLETDSPDGVTTLRHLVELVALNATRRGIVELYAVLSAEATSADHPAHAYFQDRYRRALDTATTAFARAAEQGALRVGVDPDSAGRQLIALMDGMQVQWLMDDGATDMAGVVRRQVQDQLTVPLDAAPDAAPADAAELDAEG, translated from the coding sequence GTGACGGGGGCAGGGACGATGTCCGTCGAGACGCAGCAACGGGGCTACGCGAAGGGGCGCGCGAAGCGCCGGGAGATCATCGACCAGGCGACGGCCATGTTCGGCGAGGTCGGCTACCGCGGGGCGTCGCTCCGCGAGATCGCGGCGCGGTGCGGGATCTCGCACCCGGGCCTGCTGCACCACTTCCCGACCAAGGAGTCCCTGCTGCTCGCGGTGCTGGAGCACCGGGACGACGTCGACATCGAGTGGCTGGAGACTGACAGCCCGGACGGGGTCACCACCCTGCGGCACCTCGTCGAGCTCGTGGCGCTGAACGCCACCCGGCGGGGGATCGTCGAGCTGTACGCGGTGCTGTCCGCCGAGGCGACCTCCGCCGACCACCCGGCGCACGCGTACTTCCAGGACCGGTACCGGCGCGCGCTCGACACCGCGACGACGGCGTTCGCGCGGGCGGCCGAGCAGGGCGCGCTGCGCGTCGGGGTGGACCCCGACTCGGCCGGCCGGCAGCTGATCGCGCTGATGGACGGCATGCAGGTGCAGTGGCTGATGGACGACGGCGCCACCGACATGGCCGGCGTCGTGCGGCGGCAGGTGCAGGACCAGCTGACCGTCCCGCTGGACGCGGCCCCGGACGCCGCCCCGGCCGACGCGGCGGAGCTCGACGCCGAGGGCTGA
- the pyrE gene encoding orotate phosphoribosyltransferase has product MTTSSLSPTPREQLRDLIVELAVVRGRVTLSSGREADYYVDLRRVTLHHRAAPLIGHVLLDRLEEVGLGTADVEAVGGLTLGADPVATALLHAAASRGQDLDAFVVRKEAKAHGMQRRIEGPDIAGRPVVVLEDTSTTGASPIAAVEAAREAGADVRGVAVIVDRATGAREKIEALGVPYHFLFDLADLGLA; this is encoded by the coding sequence GTGACGACCTCCTCCCTCTCCCCGACGCCCCGCGAGCAGCTCCGCGACCTCATCGTCGAGCTGGCCGTCGTGCGCGGCCGGGTCACGCTGTCCTCCGGCCGCGAGGCCGACTACTACGTCGACCTGCGCCGGGTGACCCTGCACCACCGCGCGGCGCCGCTGATCGGGCACGTGCTGCTCGACCGGCTGGAGGAGGTCGGCCTGGGCACGGCGGACGTCGAGGCCGTGGGCGGCCTGACGCTCGGCGCCGACCCGGTGGCCACCGCGCTGCTGCACGCCGCGGCGTCCCGCGGTCAGGACCTCGACGCGTTCGTCGTCCGCAAGGAGGCCAAGGCGCACGGCATGCAGCGCCGCATCGAGGGCCCGGACATCGCGGGCCGCCCCGTCGTCGTCCTCGAGGACACCTCGACCACCGGGGCGTCGCCGATCGCCGCGGTCGAGGCCGCGCGCGAGGCGGGCGCGGACGTCCGCGGCGTGGCCGTGATCGTCGACCGGGCCACGGGGGCGCGGGAGAAGATCGAGGCCCTGGGCGTGCCGTACCACTTCCTGTTCGACCTGGCGGACCTCGGCCTGGCCTGA
- a CDS encoding HAD-IIA family hydrolase: MDGVLVHEGVALPGAPEFVRALRDGDHPFLVLTNNSIFTPRDLRARLAASGIDLAEESLWTSALATAQFLTDQEPGGSAYVIGEAGLTTALYEAGYTLTSADPDFVVLGETRTYSFEAITRAIRLIQGGARFIATNPDVTGPSQEGDLPATGAVAAMITAATGRQPYFVGKPNPMMIRSALNRIDAHSETTAMIGDRMDTDVVAGIEAGLRTFLVLTGSTRTEDLVRYPFRPTQVLDSVADLVDRVPEWAESYPGATAAPEA, from the coding sequence ATGGACGGCGTGCTCGTGCACGAGGGCGTGGCCCTGCCGGGCGCGCCGGAGTTCGTGCGGGCGCTGCGGGACGGCGACCACCCGTTCCTGGTGCTGACCAACAACTCGATCTTCACCCCGCGCGACCTGCGCGCCCGGCTCGCGGCCTCCGGCATCGACCTGGCCGAGGAGTCGCTGTGGACGTCGGCGCTGGCGACGGCGCAGTTCCTCACCGACCAGGAGCCCGGCGGCTCGGCCTACGTCATCGGCGAGGCCGGCCTGACGACCGCCCTGTACGAGGCGGGCTACACGCTGACCTCGGCGGACCCGGACTTCGTGGTGCTGGGTGAGACCCGGACGTACTCGTTCGAGGCGATCACCCGCGCGATCCGGCTGATCCAGGGCGGGGCGCGGTTCATCGCGACGAACCCGGACGTCACCGGGCCGAGCCAGGAGGGCGACCTGCCCGCCACCGGCGCGGTCGCGGCGATGATCACCGCGGCGACGGGCCGGCAGCCGTACTTCGTCGGCAAGCCGAACCCGATGATGATCCGGTCCGCGCTCAACCGGATCGACGCGCACTCCGAGACGACCGCGATGATCGGCGACCGGATGGACACGGACGTCGTCGCCGGGATCGAGGCCGGCCTGCGGACGTTCCTGGTGCTGACCGGGTCGACCCGGACCGAGGACCTGGTGCGCTACCCGTTCCGCCCGACCCAGGTCCTCGACTCGGTGGCGGACCTGGTGGACCGGGTGCCGGAGTGGGCGGAGTCGTACCCGGGCGCCACGGCGGCCCCGGAGGCCTGA